A stretch of Arctopsyche grandis isolate Sample6627 chromosome 9, ASM5162203v2, whole genome shotgun sequence DNA encodes these proteins:
- the LOC143916435 gene encoding myotrophin, translated as MSQLVWGIKNGDIDEVRSIVDVQKINVNEAIDGRVPLHYAADYGQKDVLTYLLDKGANPNVVDKHGISVLLAAIWEGHTDCVQILLKNGASKTGVTPDGMSYMDAAEKQEIKQLLT; from the exons ATGAGTCAGCTCGTGTGGGGAATCAAGAACGGAGACATCGACGAAGTGCGATCCATCGTGGACGTCCAG aaaataaatGTCAATGAAGCTATCGATGGCAGAGTTCCCCTTCACTATGCAGCTGATTATGGACAAAAAGATGTTTTAACATATCTTCTCGACAAAGGCGCCAATCCGAAT gtCGTAGACAAGCATGGAATCTCAGTTTTGTTGGCTGCTATTTGGGAAGGGCATACAGACTGTGTACAAATACTCTTAAAAAAT GGTGCGTCAAAGACTGGAGTAACACCCGATGGAATGTCTTATATGGACGCGGCCGAAAAGCAAGAAATTAAACAACTTCTTACGTAG